One Devosia lacusdianchii genomic window carries:
- a CDS encoding D-TA family PLP-dependent enzyme, with translation MKNLNLPLAGNELWRDVVDTPAVLIDLDIVERNIVRGQARLDDLGLKVRPHIKTHKLPLLAHAQLAAGAIGVTAQKLGEAEVMADAGVEDTLLSYNIVGERKLRRLRQLADRCRLTVVADSEEIVRGLAAAFEGASKPLAVLVECDTGMRRCGVLTPEAALQLAKSIHGRPGLRFAGLMTYPAPGQGNSACEWLEDAARLVRANGLTVESVSTGGTPDLHALTHNPSITEYRPGSYVYNDRSVLSAGSCAEADCALTVLTTVVSSPEDRRAVVDAGTKVLTSDLFGFRDYGLVVGRPDISIVSLNEEHGRLECGQQAPAVGDVLRVIPNHACVVSNMVDHVHFVRGDFFVHSERVAARGMS, from the coding sequence ATGAAGAACCTGAATCTGCCTCTCGCTGGAAATGAACTCTGGCGCGACGTCGTCGATACGCCTGCCGTTCTGATCGACCTCGACATTGTCGAGCGCAACATCGTCCGCGGACAGGCCCGATTGGACGATCTGGGCCTCAAAGTCCGCCCGCACATCAAGACGCACAAATTGCCGCTTCTCGCCCATGCTCAGCTTGCCGCTGGCGCCATCGGCGTGACCGCCCAGAAGCTCGGCGAAGCCGAAGTCATGGCCGATGCGGGCGTCGAGGATACCCTGCTGAGCTACAATATAGTCGGAGAGCGCAAGCTTCGCCGCTTGCGGCAGCTCGCCGATAGGTGCCGTTTGACGGTGGTGGCGGACAGCGAGGAGATCGTCAGAGGACTTGCGGCCGCTTTCGAAGGCGCCTCGAAGCCACTCGCCGTGCTTGTCGAATGCGATACGGGAATGCGCCGATGCGGCGTCCTGACACCCGAAGCGGCGCTTCAACTCGCCAAATCAATCCATGGCAGGCCGGGGTTGAGGTTTGCGGGTCTCATGACCTATCCGGCTCCGGGCCAAGGCAATTCGGCTTGCGAATGGCTGGAGGATGCAGCGCGTCTGGTGCGTGCGAACGGATTGACAGTGGAGTCTGTTTCCACCGGCGGTACGCCTGACCTTCATGCCCTGACTCATAACCCCTCGATCACCGAGTACAGGCCCGGCAGCTACGTCTACAACGACCGCTCGGTGCTATCTGCCGGTTCCTGCGCGGAGGCTGACTGTGCGCTCACAGTTCTCACCACGGTGGTCAGCTCACCAGAGGACAGGCGTGCTGTGGTCGATGCGGGGACCAAGGTCCTGACTTCGGATCTATTCGGATTTCGCGACTACGGCCTTGTCGTCGGACGTCCCGATATCTCCATTGTCTCCCTCAACGAGGAACACGGCCGTCTGGAGTGCGGTCAACAAGCGCCAGCAGTTGGCGATGTGTTGCGCGTAATACCCAACCATGCCTGCGTCGTGAGCAACATGGTCGACCATGTCCACTTCGTTCGCGGCGATTTCTTTGTTCACTCCGAAAGGGTGGCAGCGCGCGGCATGAGCTAG
- a CDS encoding carbohydrate ABC transporter permease: MLRRKRWLFAILAILPTLALFAWLRMYPIFETLRLSLHKWDILSKNKPFIGLANFQELMSDRLFHEALLNTTIIAFGVLIITIPTAMVLAAMIHYRTRSRASGFYETAIFLPHVVSLVPAAMAWKWIFDARLGPLNAVLTFFGFEPQAWLFDPTLSVISVIVLCSWQALGYAVLIYLVGFKSLPVSLFEAAKLDGASGPQSFWFLSMPMLKPITLYVSVVTLVSGFNVYAQAFVLASDAQGAPGRQVRVLVLDMLENSFRNYRVGYAASEAVVLLVIVLVLTLIQFSLLRERGRA, from the coding sequence ATGCTGCGGCGCAAGAGATGGCTCTTCGCTATACTCGCCATCCTGCCCACGCTGGCACTCTTTGCCTGGCTGCGCATGTATCCCATTTTCGAGACCCTGCGGCTCAGCCTGCACAAATGGGACATCCTCTCCAAAAACAAGCCGTTCATCGGCCTGGCTAACTTCCAGGAGTTGATGAGCGACCGCCTGTTCCATGAGGCGCTGCTCAACACCACCATCATCGCCTTCGGCGTGCTGATCATCACCATTCCCACCGCGATGGTGCTGGCGGCAATGATCCACTACCGGACACGGTCGCGGGCGTCGGGCTTCTACGAAACGGCTATCTTCCTGCCGCATGTGGTGTCGCTGGTGCCCGCGGCCATGGCCTGGAAGTGGATTTTCGACGCCAGGCTAGGTCCGCTCAACGCCGTGCTCACCTTTTTCGGTTTTGAGCCGCAGGCGTGGCTGTTCGATCCGACGCTCTCGGTTATCAGCGTCATCGTGCTGTGTTCGTGGCAGGCGCTAGGTTACGCGGTGCTGATCTATCTCGTCGGCTTCAAGAGCCTGCCGGTGTCGCTGTTCGAGGCGGCCAAGCTGGATGGCGCTTCAGGTCCGCAATCATTCTGGTTCCTGTCGATGCCGATGCTCAAGCCCATTACGCTCTACGTATCGGTGGTAACCTTGGTCTCCGGGTTTAACGTCTATGCCCAAGCCTTCGTGCTGGCGTCGGACGCGCAGGGCGCGCCGGGCCGGCAGGTTCGCGTGCTGGTGCTCGACATGCTGGAAAACAGCTTCCGCAACTACCGCGTCGGCTATGCCGCGTCCGAGGCGGTTGTCCTCCTCGTGATTGTGCTGGTGCTGACGTTGATCCAGTTTTCCCTGCTGCGGGAAAGGGGGCGTGCATGA
- a CDS encoding AGE family epimerase/isomerase, protein MSDPAGFIERAARVYVDANAASLHWLLARPLLGPGFLNSKQNSMTLADYGPGDGLRSPQFTYGWIQGRGLEALVTHAAFFAASDPELTASIDAVARPLYDILRRLWSGNGHAYFCYDPNLEPIVAAPNGVTTPQAQPAGIYTYSDIFVLKGLIAAAARYDVPHLDGYLAQLPALVDAIEGGQFQMDERQPLSAEAARNQPADFGPRMILLGAAGMLNRIGRPDAARFADRFIAHVLEHYLDPASGLLRNVPGMDVCNVGHGIEFVGFVLDYLPRDADLALMKRLQAILIASFNAGLHGPGVALTVSVASGRLTSPYCPWWSLPETIRSAALCHERTGDARALDIWQKAHAAFFDSYWRGEPAIAYQTMTKDGPVDFVPATPDLDPGYHTGLSLLAAVEAATRMGAGSALQTSIGA, encoded by the coding sequence ATGAGCGATCCCGCGGGCTTCATCGAGCGGGCCGCTAGGGTCTACGTCGACGCCAATGCGGCGAGCCTGCACTGGCTGCTGGCCCGCCCGCTGCTCGGTCCCGGCTTTCTGAATAGCAAGCAAAACAGCATGACGCTGGCCGACTACGGCCCCGGCGATGGTCTGCGCAGCCCGCAGTTCACCTATGGCTGGATCCAGGGCAGGGGGCTCGAAGCACTGGTGACGCATGCCGCATTTTTCGCGGCGTCAGACCCTGAATTGACCGCATCCATCGACGCCGTAGCGCGCCCTCTGTACGATATCCTCCGGCGGCTTTGGTCGGGGAATGGCCATGCCTACTTCTGCTACGACCCTAACCTCGAGCCAATTGTCGCCGCGCCGAATGGTGTCACCACGCCGCAAGCCCAGCCGGCCGGCATCTACACCTATTCCGACATCTTCGTGCTCAAGGGCCTGATTGCTGCCGCTGCCCGCTATGACGTGCCGCATCTTGATGGCTACCTGGCCCAGCTGCCCGCGCTTGTCGACGCCATTGAAGGCGGTCAATTCCAGATGGACGAGCGGCAGCCGCTGTCCGCCGAGGCGGCGCGCAACCAGCCTGCCGACTTCGGCCCGCGCATGATCCTGCTTGGTGCCGCCGGCATGCTCAATCGCATCGGCAGGCCCGATGCTGCCCGCTTCGCCGATCGTTTCATCGCTCATGTGCTCGAACACTATCTGGATCCGGCCTCCGGCCTGTTGCGCAATGTGCCAGGCATGGATGTCTGCAACGTGGGGCATGGGATCGAGTTTGTTGGCTTTGTCCTCGATTATTTACCTCGCGATGCCGACCTTGCCTTGATGAAGAGACTGCAGGCTATTCTCATTGCCTCGTTCAACGCAGGTCTTCATGGTCCGGGAGTCGCGCTCACGGTTTCGGTTGCATCTGGTCGACTGACCAGCCCCTATTGCCCATGGTGGTCGCTGCCGGAAACCATCCGCAGTGCGGCCCTGTGTCACGAGCGGACCGGCGATGCGCGCGCGCTCGATATCTGGCAGAAGGCGCATGCGGCATTTTTCGATAGCTATTGGCGCGGCGAACCGGCAATCGCCTACCAGACGATGACGAAAGACGGCCCGGTCGACTTCGTTCCGGCAACCCCCGATCTCGATCCCGGTTACCACACCGGCCTCAGCCTTCTGGCAGCCGTAGAAGCTGCCACACGTATGGGTGCGGGTAGTGCCCTCCAAACCAGCATAGGTGCATAA
- a CDS encoding carbohydrate ABC transporter permease, with product MSANRSTQSGRSRRLRKMFVDRGIDLILLVFSLLMLLPLVFLVSNGFKTPQEMLAWPPTIIPADPTIDNFAAVLQDTPLLRWMFNSILFAVLSTLAILATSSIAGYILAKFRYSSLNVIFALVLATAIVPFEVYMIPLYFQAQSMGILNSIWGLLLGYLVMSFGIFLIRQNVIHSIPDELLEAARIDGAGELWIFFRIVLPLLRGALGALGVLAFFQAWTAFAWPMIVATNREAYTIEVGLALFQTGFTVDLGRLSAASALVLIPSISLFVILRRNFVQGVASTGLKE from the coding sequence ATGAGCGCCAATCGCTCGACCCAAAGCGGCAGGAGCCGCCGCCTGCGCAAGATGTTCGTCGATCGCGGGATCGACCTCATATTGCTGGTATTCAGCCTGCTGATGCTGCTTCCGCTGGTGTTTCTCGTCTCCAATGGGTTCAAGACACCTCAGGAAATGCTCGCTTGGCCGCCCACGATTATTCCGGCCGATCCCACGATCGACAATTTCGCCGCGGTGCTGCAGGACACCCCGCTGTTGCGGTGGATGTTCAACAGCATCCTTTTCGCGGTGCTATCGACCCTGGCGATCCTGGCGACCTCCTCGATCGCCGGGTACATCCTCGCCAAGTTCCGTTACAGCTCGCTCAACGTGATCTTCGCCCTGGTGCTAGCGACGGCTATCGTGCCGTTCGAAGTCTACATGATCCCGCTCTATTTCCAGGCGCAAAGCATGGGCATCCTCAACAGCATTTGGGGGCTGCTGCTCGGCTATCTGGTAATGAGTTTCGGCATCTTCCTGATCCGGCAGAACGTCATCCATTCCATCCCCGATGAACTGCTGGAAGCGGCGCGCATCGACGGTGCTGGTGAGCTCTGGATATTCTTCCGCATCGTCTTGCCGCTGCTGCGCGGCGCCCTCGGCGCGCTTGGCGTCCTGGCATTTTTCCAGGCCTGGACGGCCTTTGCCTGGCCGATGATCGTCGCCACCAATCGCGAGGCCTATACGATCGAAGTCGGCTTGGCCCTGTTCCAAACCGGATTCACTGTCGATCTGGGTCGCCTCAGCGCCGCGTCGGCGCTGGTGCTCATTCCCTCGATCAGCCTCTTCGTCATTCTGCGCCGTAACTTCGTGCAGGGCGTGGCCAGCACGGGGCTCAAGGAATGA
- a CDS encoding neutral/alkaline non-lysosomal ceramidase N-terminal domain-containing protein has product MIRAGAAVVDITPEPGLHLAGFAARTEPATGVHDPLTARAIVVEDTAVVVLDVIGLHEDMAARIRRRSPLPDDRIIVAATHTHGAPVSMLGRLGRAADPEFLRRIEDGAVEAVRLACENRRPATIAAGMGGDPGVAWNRRHADGPLDRSVPVIRIRDTNGQCIAVMASYACHPVVLAADNLLMTSDYPHFVRQAIEAAHPGAVSLFLTGCAGDANTGHTAQASWTLASNTARTFATAQRLGERIAAAAMEAEERRGADTVGAGYREIDLSLTRLEDAPLPGLAASWRLEQETAEPVRAILLGHWIEWAERNRNVAPGTWRARVSLLDWGGIPIVAMPGEIFSETGLSVRGACAGRPAFVLAYAEGTPGYIPPRSEFAFGGYEVEEAHRFIGMPGAFAPGSAEALAEAARALLGELHLTAQPVA; this is encoded by the coding sequence ATGATCCGCGCGGGGGCGGCAGTTGTGGATATTACGCCGGAGCCCGGGCTGCATCTGGCGGGCTTTGCGGCACGCACGGAGCCCGCAACTGGCGTGCACGACCCGCTGACGGCTCGCGCCATCGTGGTCGAAGATACGGCGGTCGTTGTCCTCGACGTGATCGGTTTGCACGAAGACATGGCCGCGCGGATACGCCGACGCAGCCCACTACCAGACGACCGTATCATCGTGGCAGCAACGCATACCCATGGCGCACCGGTCTCCATGTTGGGGCGGCTGGGGCGAGCTGCGGACCCAGAATTTCTGCGGCGTATCGAGGACGGCGCTGTCGAGGCTGTGCGGCTGGCCTGCGAGAACCGGCGCCCGGCGACCATTGCCGCGGGTATGGGGGGCGACCCCGGCGTGGCTTGGAACCGGCGCCATGCTGACGGTCCCCTGGACCGATCGGTGCCCGTGATCCGCATTCGCGATACGAACGGGCAGTGCATCGCCGTAATGGCGTCCTATGCCTGTCACCCCGTGGTGCTGGCTGCGGACAATCTGCTGATGACGTCGGACTATCCGCACTTTGTTCGGCAGGCGATTGAGGCAGCGCATCCGGGAGCGGTGTCCTTGTTTCTCACTGGCTGTGCGGGTGACGCCAATACCGGCCACACGGCCCAGGCGTCCTGGACGCTGGCGTCCAACACTGCCCGAACCTTTGCCACTGCGCAGCGCCTGGGTGAGCGGATCGCGGCAGCGGCCATGGAGGCGGAGGAGCGAAGGGGCGCCGATACGGTCGGCGCTGGGTATCGCGAGATCGATTTGAGCCTGACGCGTCTCGAAGATGCGCCCCTGCCGGGTTTGGCTGCGAGTTGGCGTCTGGAGCAGGAAACGGCTGAGCCCGTCCGGGCCATCCTGCTTGGCCATTGGATCGAGTGGGCTGAGCGTAATCGCAATGTAGCGCCCGGCACTTGGCGGGCCCGGGTCAGCCTGCTCGATTGGGGCGGCATTCCCATCGTAGCCATGCCGGGCGAGATCTTCAGCGAGACCGGACTTTCCGTCCGGGGCGCCTGTGCCGGCCGGCCGGCCTTCGTGCTTGCCTATGCCGAGGGGACGCCCGGCTACATTCCACCGCGCAGTGAGTTTGCATTCGGGGGTTACGAAGTGGAGGAAGCTCACCGCTTTATCGGCATGCCGGGTGCCTTCGCGCCTGGTTCGGCGGAGGCGCTGGCCGAGGCCGCGCGCGCATTGCTCGGTGAACTCCACTTGACAGCGCAACCGGTTGCATAA
- a CDS encoding ABC transporter substrate-binding protein, with protein sequence MAPAVSAQEIRVWSGYPELAPFYEHVAEGMKAEYPDLSVKVEAIALREHEKRLALGLTSGEAAEVIELGTSTATRYLENGLFNVAPEAVAAFVQDPANFNDFFRDSASYDGTVYGLPLFRGQSALYYNTEMFEAAGLTEPPATMADYTTYAEALTQRDGSGAPTVSGWSMRLSGGGQGIAEKFWINMFQYGESLVEQDADGKWKADFANEQGRAALKQYLENVHTLKTVTIEMPADAEAFEREQTAMFIRESWVIGDIAAKAPDLPYATTTLPRGSIVAPVSLWISGEGAEAEAAWAFAQAANEPDNLLWLLDNVGWLPNRSGLDYSAILEAKPALAAFVDYPETYEFFSLPNIGPVEEILTRTAARLTEAFANPALATDDAAIDAVLVATQDEINGLLQREGLLAE encoded by the coding sequence ATGGCACCGGCCGTCAGCGCACAGGAAATCCGGGTCTGGAGTGGTTATCCGGAGCTGGCGCCGTTCTATGAGCATGTCGCCGAAGGCATGAAGGCCGAGTATCCCGATCTCAGCGTCAAGGTGGAAGCCATCGCGCTGCGCGAGCACGAGAAGCGGCTCGCGCTGGGGCTGACGTCGGGCGAAGCCGCTGAAGTCATCGAACTCGGCACCTCGACGGCGACGCGCTACCTCGAAAACGGCCTGTTCAACGTCGCGCCAGAGGCCGTCGCGGCCTTCGTGCAGGACCCGGCTAACTTCAATGACTTCTTCCGTGACTCGGCCAGCTATGACGGCACCGTCTATGGCCTGCCGCTGTTCCGCGGCCAGAGCGCACTCTACTACAACACCGAAATGTTCGAGGCCGCCGGCCTTACAGAGCCACCGGCCACCATGGCCGACTACACGACATATGCCGAAGCCCTGACGCAGCGGGATGGCAGTGGCGCTCCTACCGTGTCTGGCTGGAGCATGCGCCTTTCCGGCGGCGGCCAGGGCATTGCCGAGAAGTTCTGGATCAACATGTTCCAGTACGGCGAAAGCCTGGTCGAGCAGGATGCCGACGGCAAGTGGAAGGCGGACTTTGCTAATGAGCAGGGCCGCGCTGCGCTCAAGCAGTATCTGGAGAACGTCCACACGCTGAAGACGGTGACGATCGAAATGCCGGCCGATGCCGAAGCGTTCGAGCGCGAACAGACCGCTATGTTCATCCGCGAGTCCTGGGTTATCGGCGATATCGCCGCCAAGGCACCGGATTTGCCCTATGCCACGACCACGTTGCCGCGCGGCTCAATCGTTGCGCCGGTGTCGCTGTGGATCAGCGGCGAGGGCGCGGAAGCGGAAGCCGCGTGGGCCTTCGCGCAGGCGGCCAACGAGCCGGACAACCTGCTATGGCTTTTGGACAATGTCGGCTGGCTGCCAAACCGGTCTGGTTTGGACTATAGCGCGATCCTGGAGGCCAAGCCGGCACTGGCAGCTTTCGTCGATTATCCGGAAACCTATGAGTTCTTCTCGCTGCCCAATATCGGGCCGGTAGAGGAAATTCTGACCCGGACGGCGGCGCGCCTGACCGAAGCCTTCGCCAACCCTGCGCTGGCCACGGACGACGCGGCGATCGACGCAGTGCTGGTCGCCACGCAGGACGAGATCAACGGCCTACTCCAGCGTGAAGGGCTGCTGGCCGAATAA
- a CDS encoding ABC transporter ATP-binding protein: MAAVEITNVAKSFGPTDIIRNINVKVPDGAFVVLVGPSGCGKSTLLRMIAGLEDIDKGEISIGGRVINDVEPKHRDIAMVFQNYALYPHMTIAENMGFSLRLAKQSKAEIDQRVGEAARILGLTDYLNRFPKQLSGGQRQRVAMGRAIVRQPQVFLFDEPLSNLDAKLRVQMRGELKDMHARFKTTTIYVTHDQIEAMTMADLIVVMRDGVVEQIGTPLDLYDFPANMFVGSFIGSPAMNFLKGTVRQDQGQQIFETGSGFRLPVQAAAGAPDGLTATLGIRPEHLALSNPGEGLGGKITTIEPTGSETFVVVQLGEDRISALLRQRLTASVGDELWLAPQPNTTHLFDTATTKRLADIGSGNR, encoded by the coding sequence ATGGCTGCCGTAGAAATCACCAACGTAGCCAAGTCCTTCGGTCCCACGGATATTATCCGAAACATCAACGTCAAGGTTCCCGATGGTGCCTTCGTGGTCCTGGTTGGCCCATCGGGTTGCGGGAAATCCACGCTGTTGCGCATGATTGCTGGACTCGAGGACATCGACAAAGGCGAAATCTCGATCGGCGGGCGGGTCATCAATGACGTCGAGCCCAAGCACCGCGATATTGCGATGGTGTTCCAGAACTACGCGCTCTATCCGCACATGACCATTGCCGAAAATATGGGCTTCTCGTTGCGCCTGGCCAAGCAGTCCAAGGCAGAGATCGACCAGCGTGTCGGCGAGGCGGCCCGCATTCTGGGCCTCACCGATTACCTCAATCGATTCCCCAAGCAGCTTTCCGGCGGCCAGCGCCAGCGTGTTGCCATGGGGCGCGCCATCGTACGCCAGCCGCAGGTCTTTCTGTTCGACGAACCCTTGTCGAACCTCGACGCCAAGCTGCGGGTGCAGATGCGCGGCGAGCTCAAGGACATGCATGCTCGCTTCAAGACCACCACGATCTATGTGACGCATGACCAGATCGAAGCCATGACCATGGCCGACCTGATCGTGGTGATGCGCGATGGCGTAGTGGAGCAGATCGGCACACCGCTCGATCTCTATGACTTCCCGGCCAACATGTTCGTGGGCAGCTTCATTGGCTCCCCAGCCATGAACTTCCTCAAAGGCACCGTTCGCCAGGACCAGGGCCAGCAGATCTTTGAAACCGGCAGCGGTTTCCGTCTGCCAGTCCAGGCGGCCGCGGGTGCGCCTGACGGCCTTACGGCAACTCTGGGCATTCGGCCGGAACACCTGGCGCTGTCGAACCCCGGAGAGGGGCTTGGTGGCAAGATCACGACCATCGAACCGACTGGGTCCGAAACCTTCGTGGTGGTGCAACTGGGTGAGGACCGAATATCAGCTCTGCTTCGCCAGCGGCTTACGGCAAGCGTTGGCGATGAGCTGTGGTTGGCGCCGCAGCCAAATACGACGCATCTGTTTGACACTGCGACGACCAAGCGGCTGGCTGACATCGGCAGCGGCAACCGCTGA
- a CDS encoding N-acetylglucosamine-6-phosphate deacetylase: MSKAARIVGRDPATGQGTAIDCRDGRIVAITPAIVDETAPFLSAGFVDLQVNGYAGHDLNAGAPSRETLEQLARHLLAAGVTCFAPTLITASEPALCAALDSIAAARRESPLLARMIGFVHVEGPSLDPADGPRGAHPLEHVRPPSLEEFVRWQRAAEGLVGLVTLSPHYPGAPAYVEALTAQGVLVSIGHTGATPEQIMAAVDAGARLSTHLGNGAASMLPRHPNFIWSQLSDDRLTASFIADGHHLPATTLKAMLRAKTLDRSILVSDAAALGGQPPGRYRSSIGGDVDVSVDGRLSVAGTPYLAGAGHLLDRNIAYAIEAAGLSLAEALRLATCNPGRFMGGRGTLAPGQWADITRFFWAPGDRKLTIEDVFLGGERVSA; encoded by the coding sequence GTGAGTAAGGCTGCCCGCATTGTTGGACGCGATCCGGCAACCGGGCAGGGGACTGCCATAGATTGTCGTGACGGGAGGATCGTCGCCATCACTCCCGCCATCGTGGACGAGACCGCGCCATTCCTTTCCGCTGGTTTCGTCGACCTGCAAGTCAATGGCTATGCTGGTCATGACTTGAATGCTGGCGCGCCCAGCCGCGAAACCCTTGAGCAACTGGCCCGCCACCTGCTTGCGGCCGGCGTTACTTGCTTTGCACCAACGCTTATTACCGCCAGTGAGCCCGCCCTTTGCGCCGCCTTGGACAGCATCGCTGCGGCAAGGCGAGAAAGTCCGCTCTTAGCGCGGATGATTGGGTTCGTGCATGTCGAGGGGCCGTCGCTCGACCCGGCGGATGGCCCGCGCGGCGCGCATCCACTCGAACATGTCCGCCCGCCCAGCCTTGAGGAATTCGTCCGATGGCAGCGCGCCGCTGAGGGCCTGGTGGGGCTGGTGACTCTGTCGCCGCATTATCCGGGCGCACCGGCTTATGTCGAGGCGCTGACGGCCCAAGGCGTCCTGGTTTCGATCGGCCACACCGGCGCCACGCCAGAGCAGATCATGGCGGCGGTGGATGCCGGGGCAAGACTGTCGACGCATCTTGGAAATGGTGCTGCCAGCATGCTGCCGCGCCACCCCAATTTCATCTGGTCGCAACTATCCGACGATCGGCTGACAGCCAGCTTCATTGCCGACGGACATCATCTTCCCGCGACAACGCTTAAGGCGATGCTCCGGGCCAAGACGCTGGACCGATCCATTCTGGTTTCCGACGCGGCAGCGTTGGGCGGCCAGCCGCCGGGACGTTATCGAAGCAGCATTGGTGGGGACGTAGACGTTTCCGTCGATGGGCGTCTCAGTGTCGCCGGCACGCCCTATCTGGCGGGAGCCGGGCATCTGCTCGATCGCAATATTGCCTATGCCATCGAGGCGGCAGGTCTGTCGCTGGCGGAAGCGCTGCGTCTGGCGACCTGTAACCCCGGGCGATTCATGGGCGGGCGGGGAACGCTTGCGCCTGGTCAGTGGGCCGATATCACGCGGTTTTTCTGGGCGCCCGGCGATCGCAAGCTAACGATTGAAGACGTGTTCCTGGGTGGAGAAAGGGTTTCGGCATGA
- a CDS encoding Gfo/Idh/MocA family protein produces the protein MTRKLRIGIIGLGMASLPHARALLLLGDRIETLHAFSPSADRRAAFARTHGLPTTDAADAIFNDPRVDAVLVLTPPNTHLEIVQTAASAGKHVLLEKPLEVSLERAEQLVTVAEAAGITLGIVLQNRFRPAARELKTIIGEGRLGQLVQVSARTSYWRPQSYYDEPGRGTLARDGGGVLLTQAIHNLDLMISLVGAPETVTGFASTSPVHVMEGEDVAAATLRFANGALGSITATTCAFPGRADVIEIIGKKGSALLDGEHLTVALHDGTKIDFEGADSGSGSGADPMAFSSRAHQALIEDFAAAIATGGQPAASGRDVLAVHRLIAAIIQSNGQPIRL, from the coding sequence ATGACAAGAAAACTCCGCATTGGCATTATCGGGCTGGGTATGGCGTCTCTGCCCCATGCTCGGGCGCTGCTGCTGCTGGGTGACCGGATCGAGACTCTTCACGCCTTCAGTCCATCCGCCGATCGCCGCGCTGCCTTCGCCAGGACCCATGGTCTGCCGACGACGGATGCAGCCGACGCGATCTTCAATGATCCGCGTGTCGATGCGGTTTTGGTGCTGACCCCGCCCAACACGCATCTCGAAATCGTGCAAACGGCGGCTTCGGCCGGCAAGCATGTGCTGCTGGAAAAGCCGCTCGAGGTCAGCCTCGAGCGGGCCGAGCAACTGGTCACCGTTGCTGAAGCCGCCGGGATCACTCTCGGAATTGTGCTGCAAAACAGGTTCCGGCCGGCAGCGCGGGAGCTCAAGACGATCATCGGTGAGGGGCGCCTCGGTCAATTGGTGCAGGTGAGCGCGCGTACAAGCTACTGGCGCCCGCAGAGTTATTATGACGAGCCGGGTCGCGGCACCTTGGCGCGCGATGGTGGTGGCGTGCTTCTGACCCAGGCCATTCACAACCTGGACCTGATGATCTCGCTGGTTGGTGCGCCTGAAACGGTAACCGGGTTTGCCTCGACCAGCCCGGTCCATGTGATGGAGGGCGAAGATGTGGCGGCCGCGACACTTCGCTTTGCCAATGGTGCGCTTGGCAGCATTACGGCCACGACCTGCGCCTTCCCAGGACGCGCGGACGTCATCGAGATCATCGGAAAGAAGGGAAGCGCGCTGCTGGACGGGGAACACCTCACCGTGGCTTTGCATGACGGCACCAAGATCGACTTCGAAGGCGCTGACAGCGGTTCCGGATCGGGCGCCGATCCCATGGCATTTTCCAGCAGGGCTCATCAGGCCCTGATCGAGGACTTTGCCGCCGCGATCGCAACCGGCGGACAGCCAGCCGCATCCGGGCGCGATGTCCTGGCCGTGCATCGCTTAATCGCCGCCATCATCCAGTCCAACGGCCAACCGATCCGCCTTTAG
- a CDS encoding sugar isomerase domain-containing protein, protein MPNNSVIDADALCAGYLSGVTALMQSILVEERDALDRAAARLADQVAADRLIYVYGPGGHSNLAAQEIFFRAGGLMHVSAILDEGTLLSNGALRSMAVERTPGYGKVVIDDQRLGEGDLLLLTNAYGINAALIDAAITARQRGAFLIGFNSHAHANGSAATHPARHPTRQNLHDIVDISIDTKVPIGDALVTVDGVGENIAAVSTFANAFALNCLVIRTVAKLAERGVEPPIWRSGNAPGGDEANGRFLARFRDRVRWL, encoded by the coding sequence ATGCCCAATAACTCAGTGATCGACGCCGACGCGCTATGCGCGGGTTACTTGTCGGGCGTTACTGCCCTGATGCAGTCCATTCTGGTCGAAGAGCGCGATGCTCTTGACCGCGCGGCGGCGCGGCTGGCCGACCAGGTCGCGGCTGATCGCCTGATCTATGTGTATGGGCCTGGCGGGCACTCCAACCTCGCGGCGCAGGAAATCTTCTTTCGCGCCGGCGGGCTGATGCATGTCAGTGCCATACTGGACGAAGGCACGCTGCTATCCAACGGCGCGCTGCGATCCATGGCCGTGGAGCGCACGCCGGGCTATGGCAAGGTTGTCATCGACGACCAACGCCTCGGGGAAGGCGACCTGCTGCTCCTCACCAATGCCTATGGCATCAACGCTGCGCTGATCGACGCCGCCATAACTGCGCGTCAGCGCGGAGCCTTCCTGATCGGTTTCAATTCACACGCCCATGCCAATGGGAGTGCGGCAACGCATCCGGCGCGTCACCCGACGCGACAGAATTTGCACGATATCGTCGATATCTCGATCGACACCAAGGTGCCGATCGGCGATGCGCTGGTGACGGTCGATGGCGTCGGTGAAAACATCGCAGCGGTTTCCACTTTTGCCAATGCTTTCGCGCTCAATTGCCTAGTGATCCGCACCGTGGCCAAGCTGGCGGAGCGGGGCGTCGAGCCGCCGATCTGGCGCAGTGGCAATGCGCCAGGCGGCGATGAAGCCAATGGGCGGTTCCTGGCGCGGTTCCGTGATCGGGTGCGCTGGCTGTGA